A single Providencia manganoxydans DNA region contains:
- a CDS encoding alpha/beta hydrolase-fold protein encodes MKSLPLIGCILLSSVAMSAVAECIRLDELSSSIEGVHDSEGHSCLLVEISDKQVVRQEGDGIAEAILLKSSKVPIRVLLQGWPQSETHAISYIAPKKGQYYLKLQGVPEQPWHLKFNLADYQPLAIEAEHKIDSPKLQALLDAHQQDKTTDAFWQEIKLQGTPLIEDYKKGQKRVTFLWRGAQSNAYILGAPSGNHETMARVPNKDIWYRSFIVPNDTLSQYKIAPDVPKIAEGGLAQRKAILVTAQADPFNTYAVPSFFNDRYNRFSLLSLAPEKRQCDFAKIERHQLNGQLESFSFQSNILNNNRKISIYRPAVVMKQPSVLVLLDGQTYLNTYKMADFFDKWMLEGKIPPMYVVFLDSISSEHRNNELPPNSDFPEMLAKELMPLLRAKGINAPAESTIIAGSSYGGLGATWNALTHPELFGNVISMSGSYWWAPKGKDPEWLIREIEQMSKRPLRFYLEAGLFEQRGSWGGIIQNHYRLLDVLKHKGYQVEATELPSGHDYVSWCETLYEGTRYLSGNIAK; translated from the coding sequence GTGAAATCTTTACCGTTAATCGGCTGTATTTTGCTTTCATCGGTTGCTATGTCAGCTGTTGCAGAGTGTATTCGTTTAGATGAGCTGTCCTCTTCTATTGAGGGCGTGCATGATAGTGAAGGTCATAGCTGTTTGTTAGTTGAAATTTCGGATAAACAGGTTGTTCGCCAAGAAGGTGATGGGATCGCTGAAGCGATTTTACTGAAAAGCAGTAAGGTACCAATTCGTGTTCTTTTACAGGGTTGGCCGCAGTCTGAAACGCACGCTATTTCTTATATTGCCCCAAAAAAAGGTCAATATTACCTCAAATTACAAGGTGTACCAGAGCAGCCATGGCATCTCAAATTTAATTTAGCGGATTATCAGCCTTTAGCGATTGAAGCTGAACACAAGATTGATAGCCCTAAGTTACAAGCCTTACTTGATGCACATCAGCAAGATAAAACCACTGATGCTTTTTGGCAGGAGATCAAATTGCAGGGCACTCCCTTGATTGAAGATTACAAGAAAGGGCAAAAGAGAGTGACTTTTTTATGGCGAGGTGCGCAGTCGAATGCCTATATATTGGGGGCGCCCTCGGGTAATCATGAAACGATGGCGAGAGTGCCGAATAAGGATATCTGGTATCGTAGTTTCATTGTGCCAAATGATACGTTGTCGCAATATAAAATAGCACCTGATGTTCCAAAGATTGCTGAAGGTGGGCTGGCGCAACGTAAAGCGATTTTAGTCACGGCGCAAGCAGATCCCTTTAATACTTATGCTGTTCCTTCATTTTTTAATGATCGTTATAATCGGTTTTCTTTATTGTCTTTAGCGCCAGAAAAACGTCAGTGTGATTTTGCCAAAATTGAGCGTCATCAGCTTAATGGTCAATTAGAGTCATTTTCATTTCAAAGCAATATATTGAATAATAATAGAAAAATTTCAATATACCGCCCTGCTGTCGTGATGAAACAACCTTCAGTACTGGTACTACTGGATGGACAAACTTATCTTAATACTTACAAAATGGCAGACTTTTTTGATAAGTGGATGCTAGAAGGCAAAATACCGCCTATGTATGTGGTGTTTCTAGACAGTATTAGTTCTGAGCATAGAAATAATGAACTGCCTCCAAACAGTGACTTTCCTGAAATGCTTGCCAAGGAGCTCATGCCATTATTGCGGGCAAAAGGGATCAATGCGCCAGCTGAATCAACGATCATTGCAGGATCGAGCTATGGTGGTCTAGGGGCAACATGGAATGCATTAACTCACCCTGAGCTATTTGGTAATGTGATTAGTATGTCTGGTTCATATTGGTGGGCGCCTAAAGGGAAAGATCCAGAATGGTTGATCCGCGAAATAGAACAGATGTCAAAGAGACCGTTACGTTTCTATTTAGAGGCGGGGTTGTTTGAGCAACGGGGTAGCTGGGGAGGGATCATCCAGAATCATTATCGGTTATTGGATGTATTAAAACATAAAGGCTATCAAGTTGAAGCAACTGAATTACCGAGTGGACATGATTATGTTTCTTGGTGTGAAACACTGTATGAAGGAACTCGCTATTTAAGCGGTAATATCGCTAAGTAA
- the phoA gene encoding alkaline phosphatase, translating to MTGHCMKSILAVAVSTMLLSGTLPANAATPNDAVSENRAAQGDITQFGGARRLAQEQTDIMKAALHNGQAKNVILFIGDGMGDSEITVARNYAEGAGGFFKGIDALPITGQYTHYALNKKTKKPDYVTDSAASATAWSSGVKTYNGALGVDVFDKDHDTLIELAKRNGKATGNVTTSEIQDATPAAQFSHVTARKCYGPEETSEKCATNALENGGRGSISEQLLVTRADVTLGGGAKSFKQVAKAGDYQGKTLEEQAKERGFNIVRDAKSLEAVTVANQDKPVLGLFHEGNMAVAWEGPKATHYGNINNPPLECKPNSKLDPNAPTLAQMTEKAIDLLKTNPNGFFLQVESASIDKQDHKANPCGQIGETVALDEAVQVGLEFAKKHGDTLVIVTADHAHSSQIIPEGTKSTGLTQALITKDGSVMVVNYGNSEEDDSQEHTGAQLRVAAYGPHAANVMGLTDQTDLFFTMRDAMGLKQ from the coding sequence ATGACAGGTCATTGCATGAAATCGATTTTAGCTGTTGCTGTGAGTACAATGCTTTTAAGTGGTACTCTGCCAGCAAATGCAGCAACACCAAACGATGCAGTTTCAGAAAATCGCGCGGCACAAGGTGATATAACCCAATTTGGTGGTGCTCGTCGTTTAGCACAAGAACAAACTGATATCATGAAAGCCGCTTTGCACAATGGACAAGCTAAGAACGTGATCCTGTTTATCGGTGATGGGATGGGAGACTCTGAAATTACGGTTGCACGCAATTATGCTGAAGGTGCTGGTGGCTTCTTTAAAGGCATTGATGCACTACCGATTACGGGTCAGTATACCCATTACGCATTAAACAAAAAAACCAAGAAACCAGACTATGTAACGGATTCTGCTGCGTCAGCAACGGCGTGGTCATCAGGTGTGAAAACCTATAATGGCGCGCTTGGTGTTGATGTTTTCGATAAAGATCACGATACCTTAATTGAGCTGGCTAAACGTAATGGTAAAGCGACGGGGAACGTAACCACGTCAGAAATTCAAGATGCGACACCTGCTGCTCAATTTTCCCATGTTACAGCCCGTAAATGTTATGGTCCTGAAGAAACGTCAGAAAAGTGTGCGACGAATGCCTTAGAAAATGGTGGGCGTGGCTCTATCTCTGAGCAGCTACTCGTGACGCGCGCCGATGTTACATTAGGTGGTGGCGCGAAGAGCTTCAAGCAAGTGGCGAAGGCTGGCGATTACCAAGGTAAAACGTTAGAAGAGCAAGCGAAAGAACGTGGTTTTAACATTGTTCGTGATGCAAAATCACTGGAAGCCGTCACTGTAGCTAACCAAGACAAGCCAGTGTTAGGTTTATTCCATGAGGGGAATATGGCGGTGGCTTGGGAAGGACCTAAAGCAACACATTACGGTAATATTAATAACCCACCACTTGAATGTAAGCCGAATTCTAAATTAGATCCTAATGCACCGACATTGGCTCAAATGACAGAGAAGGCCATTGATTTATTAAAAACCAATCCAAATGGCTTCTTCTTACAAGTTGAAAGTGCTTCTATCGATAAACAAGATCATAAAGCGAACCCATGTGGTCAAATTGGTGAAACCGTCGCATTGGATGAAGCGGTGCAAGTTGGCTTAGAGTTTGCAAAAAAACATGGTGACACTTTAGTTATCGTGACCGCTGACCATGCGCACTCTAGCCAAATTATTCCAGAAGGCACTAAATCAACGGGTTTGACACAAGCGCTGATCACGAAAGATGGTTCTGTGATGGTTGTGAACTACGGTAACTCTGAAGAAGATGATTCACAGGAGCATACAGGTGCACAACTGCGCGTTGCGGCTTATGGTCCACATGCAGCCAACGTTATGGGTCTGACTGACCAAACTGATTTGTTCTTTACCATGCGTGATGCCATGGGATTGAAACAATAA
- the rsmC gene encoding 16S rRNA (guanine(1207)-N(2))-methyltransferase RsmC produces MSLLTPASEVIQRHLEHFTERHVVLAGDIQDELAATLEAASVRVITNQYHRWKSLSSLMGTNAQFAAIADADFIRPCNTLIYFWPKNKQEACFQLDDLCTHLTAGSQIFVVGENRSGVKSAESIMEGIATLQKIDSARRCGLYYGELEQPTQFDITHWWRRYEAENVQIHALPGVFSHNELDIGSDLLLSTLNEPVMGNVLDIACGNGVLAAVIGKNNPDATLTLSDVSAAALMSSTATLQANQLTGKVIASDVYSNINDQFDWIISNPPFHDGLNTSYSAVENMIYQAPKYLKRGGKFRIVANAFLPYPDMLDKAFGSHELLAKTGKFKVYQATKR; encoded by the coding sequence ATGTCACTACTAACCCCCGCTAGTGAAGTTATCCAGCGCCATCTTGAGCACTTTACAGAACGTCATGTAGTCTTGGCAGGTGATATTCAAGATGAACTCGCCGCGACTTTAGAAGCTGCAAGTGTTCGTGTTATCACTAACCAATACCATCGCTGGAAAAGCCTAAGTAGCTTAATGGGAACAAATGCGCAATTTGCTGCAATTGCTGACGCTGATTTTATCCGCCCTTGCAATACGCTGATCTATTTCTGGCCAAAAAACAAACAAGAAGCCTGCTTTCAGCTCGACGATCTGTGCACTCACCTCACAGCGGGTAGCCAAATTTTCGTGGTCGGTGAAAACCGTAGTGGTGTCAAAAGCGCAGAATCCATCATGGAAGGCATTGCAACACTGCAAAAAATTGATTCAGCTAGACGTTGTGGTCTGTATTATGGTGAACTAGAACAGCCAACTCAGTTCGATATTACGCACTGGTGGCGCCGCTATGAAGCTGAGAATGTACAAATTCATGCTCTTCCTGGCGTATTCAGCCATAATGAATTGGACATTGGCAGCGATTTACTTCTTTCTACTCTTAATGAACCTGTAATGGGTAATGTTCTTGATATTGCCTGTGGCAATGGCGTATTAGCGGCAGTGATTGGAAAAAATAACCCTGATGCCACCTTAACGCTCAGTGATGTGAGTGCTGCTGCGCTGATGTCTTCTACCGCAACATTGCAAGCTAACCAATTAACAGGAAAGGTCATTGCTAGCGATGTCTACTCTAACATCAATGACCAATTTGACTGGATCATCTCCAATCCCCCATTCCATGATGGTCTTAATACCAGTTACAGCGCAGTAGAAAATATGATTTATCAGGCGCCTAAGTACCTAAAAAGAGGAGGTAAATTCCGTATCGTCGCAAATGCGTTCTTACCTTACCCTGACATGCTTGATAAGGCCTTTGGTAGCCATGAGTTGTTAGCTAAAACAGGTAAATTTAAAGTTTATCAAGCGACCAAACGTTAA
- a CDS encoding APC family permease codes for MNMSSKLTSHIEKGKVGFPTTLASSVGVIMASPVILTVTSGFGIGGDTFALAVLLSFIMMQAQLTTFSEAAAILPTSGSVYDYISCGMGRFWAITGALSAYLIVHVFAGTAETILSGIMALVNFESLNTVMETSNTSWMVGVGLVITFGLLNALGIEAFSKVEVVLTFAMWSTLVIFSIGGLLIPFHTSVDGWFGQGLNISDPTLVLSFVGMAMFMFVGCELVTPMAPEIKNSAKVIPRAMATGLCGVAFCMFLFGAAMTNQVENVIVDPTNNVSLLETPMAIPAFASQVFGDIGKYWIGIALLLAGGATINTLMAAVPRILYGMALDGALPRIFAYLHPRFKTPVFGILVAVMIPCLHTFAIQGDLDRIMPLVLAAVCSWGTAYLLVTVSVILLRIRRPDLHRAYRSPFFPIPQIISSVGIILAIVYITPPGMNKSDVYIPFIIMLGLTASYALIWTLFVQKVNPFKPVPVEQVLSNTFTEEELNGGKIEPLRNLA; via the coding sequence ATGAATATGTCCTCAAAATTAACGTCTCACATTGAGAAGGGGAAAGTTGGTTTTCCAACAACTTTAGCGAGTTCTGTGGGCGTGATTATGGCAAGTCCTGTTATTTTGACGGTGACGAGTGGTTTTGGCATTGGTGGCGATACGTTTGCTTTAGCCGTATTACTGAGCTTTATCATGATGCAGGCTCAATTGACGACGTTCTCCGAAGCGGCGGCTATTTTACCAACATCAGGCTCGGTTTATGATTATATTTCATGTGGTATGGGGCGCTTCTGGGCGATAACCGGAGCGTTGTCAGCTTATTTAATTGTGCATGTATTTGCGGGAACGGCAGAAACGATTTTGTCGGGGATCATGGCATTAGTTAATTTTGAAAGCTTAAATACCGTAATGGAAACCAGTAATACCTCTTGGATGGTTGGGGTAGGCTTGGTGATCACATTTGGTCTACTCAATGCTTTAGGGATTGAAGCTTTCAGTAAAGTTGAAGTCGTGCTTACCTTTGCGATGTGGAGCACCTTAGTTATTTTCAGTATTGGTGGATTATTGATCCCTTTCCACACTTCTGTTGATGGATGGTTTGGTCAAGGTTTGAATATTTCTGATCCGACTCTTGTTTTGAGTTTTGTTGGTATGGCGATGTTCATGTTTGTTGGCTGTGAGTTGGTCACGCCAATGGCGCCTGAAATTAAAAACTCAGCTAAAGTTATTCCGCGTGCGATGGCAACAGGGCTGTGCGGTGTCGCATTTTGTATGTTTTTATTTGGCGCAGCGATGACAAATCAAGTCGAAAACGTCATTGTTGATCCGACAAATAATGTTAGCCTGCTAGAAACACCGATGGCTATCCCTGCTTTTGCTAGCCAAGTTTTTGGTGATATTGGTAAATATTGGATTGGTATTGCGCTATTGCTTGCTGGTGGAGCAACGATTAATACATTAATGGCAGCGGTTCCGCGGATCCTTTATGGGATGGCGCTGGATGGTGCGTTACCTCGTATATTTGCTTACTTGCACCCACGTTTTAAAACGCCAGTCTTTGGGATCCTTGTTGCAGTAATGATCCCTTGTCTGCACACGTTTGCTATCCAAGGTGATTTAGATCGCATCATGCCATTGGTATTGGCTGCTGTATGTTCTTGGGGCACGGCTTATCTGTTAGTCACTGTTTCAGTCATATTATTACGTATACGTCGTCCTGACTTACATCGTGCGTATCGTTCGCCATTTTTTCCTATCCCACAAATTATTTCGAGTGTAGGGATTATTTTAGCCATTGTGTATATCACCCCTCCAGGAATGAATAAATCGGATGTTTATATTCCATTTATTATTATGTTAGGACTAACTGCCAGCTATGCATTAATTTGGACGCTCTTTGTGCAAAAGGTTAATCCATTCAAACCCGTTCCGGTTGAGCAGGTGTTATCAAACACATTTACAGAGGAAGAGTTAAATGGAGGTAAAATTGAGCCATTACGCAACCTCGCCTAA
- a CDS encoding GNAT family N-acetyltransferase: MRKIRELQRDEIPSVWSIDRTELIEHLYLHEKGQLVLSAQRFDMKGWPEGEPEAYTPHLLESYDNGAVFIGVFDENTLIAAASLDNIWRGEAHNLLQLSFLHVSKHYRGEGLGGMLFKRCCQLAKEKKAEGLYISATPSENTVHFYQYMGCKLIDKPDPELFALEPEDIHFIYPF; this comes from the coding sequence ATGAGAAAAATACGTGAGTTACAAAGGGATGAAATCCCATCTGTTTGGTCGATAGATAGAACTGAATTAATTGAACATTTATATCTACATGAAAAAGGGCAGCTAGTTCTATCAGCACAGCGTTTTGACATGAAAGGCTGGCCAGAAGGTGAGCCTGAGGCTTATACCCCACATCTGCTTGAGAGTTATGACAATGGTGCGGTATTTATTGGAGTATTTGATGAGAACACATTAATTGCTGCGGCCAGTCTTGATAATATTTGGCGTGGGGAAGCTCATAACTTACTGCAATTATCATTTTTACATGTTAGCAAGCACTATCGTGGCGAAGGGTTAGGTGGGATGCTTTTTAAGCGATGTTGTCAGCTGGCAAAAGAGAAGAAAGCTGAAGGGCTTTATATTTCTGCAACGCCCTCTGAAAACACAGTACATTTCTATCAATATATGGGATGTAAATTGATTGATAAGCCTGATCCTGAGCTATTTGCGTTAGAGCCAGAGGATATCCATTTTATTTATCCATTTTGA
- the rimI gene encoding ribosomal protein S18-alanine N-acetyltransferase, producing the protein MTKISALKQSDLATAFLIEKLSHDFPWSERVFYGNQGEKYHNIKISVDNQIVGFAITQCILDEATLFNIAIHPDYQGKGYGRVLMEHLIDDLSSKNVLTLWLEVRESNAAALHLYDKLGFHQVTVRKDYYPAKEGREDALILALTLFKDE; encoded by the coding sequence ATGACGAAAATTTCAGCACTAAAGCAGTCTGATCTTGCCACCGCATTCTTAATTGAGAAATTAAGCCATGATTTTCCTTGGTCTGAACGTGTTTTCTATGGAAATCAGGGGGAAAAATATCATAATATTAAAATTTCTGTTGATAATCAGATTGTTGGGTTTGCTATAACACAATGTATCCTTGATGAAGCAACGTTATTTAATATTGCGATACATCCTGATTACCAAGGGAAGGGTTATGGACGTGTTCTTATGGAGCATTTAATCGATGATCTCTCTAGTAAAAATGTTTTAACGTTGTGGCTTGAAGTGCGTGAGTCTAATGCAGCTGCATTACATCTGTATGATAAGTTAGGGTTTCATCAAGTGACGGTACGCAAAGATTATTATCCTGCAAAGGAAGGGCGTGAGGATGCCTTGATTTTGGCATTAACCTTGTTTAAAGATGAATGA
- a CDS encoding DUF3156 family protein, which produces MEVKLSHYATSPKYSFWRRLTQKRLPTGYQQGLTLNKVERDILPYQCEWGAPGELLIRPQDELTICVTERVKTLFMAFIVFSRFSVTGNCRQAINAQVTVKTSGNLRKKHIDFVSKDEQGQSLVSLLKQYPIITSTLEELDFNYCHLNIKHGVWHCEIEPFTASEMVSRIPATRRYLRLTSEQRHRLLSALQLIHQFMEKHFVNH; this is translated from the coding sequence ATGGAGGTAAAATTGAGCCATTACGCAACCTCGCCTAAATATTCTTTCTGGCGACGCTTAACGCAAAAGCGTCTGCCAACAGGGTACCAGCAAGGCTTAACGCTAAATAAAGTGGAGCGTGATATTTTGCCTTATCAGTGTGAATGGGGAGCTCCTGGGGAGCTCCTTATCCGCCCACAAGATGAATTAACGATCTGTGTCACGGAAAGAGTTAAAACACTGTTTATGGCATTTATTGTGTTTAGTCGATTTTCGGTAACGGGAAATTGTCGCCAAGCTATCAATGCACAAGTCACCGTGAAAACAAGTGGTAATTTACGTAAAAAACATATTGATTTTGTATCGAAGGATGAGCAAGGACAATCGTTAGTGAGCTTACTAAAGCAATACCCAATCATTACCAGTACGCTCGAAGAGTTAGATTTTAATTATTGCCATTTAAACATTAAACATGGTGTATGGCATTGTGAAATTGAGCCTTTTACTGCATCTGAAATGGTTAGCAGGATCCCTGCCACAAGGCGTTATTTACGGTTAACTTCCGAGCAAAGACATCGTTTATTGAGCGCTTTACAGTTGATTCACCAATTTATGGAAAAACATTTTGTTAATCATTGA
- a CDS encoding DNA polymerase III subunit psi, with protein MARRDRLLNQMGITQWVVRNPAVLRGERGVRIPDSAKLIIITDESLDLNHRLLKDIFLAMKVDPTDVVCINSEQLSMLPTPITINCWVLGSQSHLESIKTTFISPVLDELIASNNAKQALWKQIYQYDENFSTKAV; from the coding sequence ATGGCACGACGTGACAGGCTTTTAAATCAAATGGGTATCACTCAATGGGTAGTGAGAAACCCTGCTGTATTGCGCGGTGAACGTGGTGTAAGAATTCCAGATTCGGCTAAGTTGATTATTATTACTGATGAGAGCCTAGATTTAAACCATCGTCTGCTGAAAGATATTTTTTTGGCCATGAAAGTGGATCCTACGGATGTGGTTTGTATTAATTCGGAACAATTGTCGATGCTCCCAACACCAATAACGATCAATTGTTGGGTCTTAGGCAGCCAATCTCATCTTGAAAGTATAAAAACAACCTTTATATCTCCTGTATTAGATGAGCTGATAGCCAGCAATAACGCTAAACAGGCACTATGGAAGCAGATTTATCAATATGACGAAAATTTCAGCACTAAAGCAGTCTGA
- a CDS encoding DUF1435 family protein, whose amino-acid sequence MPNSVTKSTDLRRFTAGLWGVFAVILLSVIYLLSNIGMNSLKIITIITMLMTAAMLFSRGSRRLLIVPAVIALLCSLVALVLQHNA is encoded by the coding sequence ATGCCAAATAGCGTAACCAAAAGCACTGATCTGCGCCGCTTTACTGCGGGATTATGGGGTGTTTTCGCCGTTATTTTGTTGAGCGTGATTTATCTACTCAGCAATATAGGGATGAACAGCCTAAAAATTATCACCATTATTACCATGCTGATGACTGCCGCTATGTTATTCAGTCGCGGCTCTCGGCGTTTGCTGATTGTTCCTGCTGTTATTGCTCTTCTCTGTAGTTTGGTCGCATTGGTGTTGCAACATAATGCTTAA
- a CDS encoding Na/Pi cotransporter family protein, which translates to MLPLLHLLSSVALLVWGTHIVRTGIMRVFGADLRRILGKSVSRKSSAFLSGVGVTALVQSSNATALLVISFVSQGLISLTPAMVIMLGADVGTALMARILTFDLSWLSPLLILIGVATFLSQKKNRTGQIGRVGIGLGLILLALQLIVASAEPITHADAVKAIFTSLSGDVVLALLVGALFAMISYSSLAAVLLTATLSATGLVPLYISLSIVIGSNIGSGLLAMMSSRGQNEISRQVVLGSLLFKLIGCVVVLPWVKPIAQWIGEYGFNAAEVVIYFHVFYNLIRCLVMLPFVGPMAKFCNRLIPISPSAEQQIAPRYLDKSALETPSLAIANAVRETLRMGDVLELMLQRFRDVLNGNKEQKREISRLEEEVDMLHSSIKLYLAQLQQSELSEEDSRRWAEIIDTAFNLQQSSTIIHRMTSELVKKSIDNRRSFSNEGFKELLSLLERLQANLNLGMSVFVSADIDNAKRLRRAKHRFRLINQRFAYAHVERLHEQNMQSLDTSNLHVSLLGDMKRLNSLFCAVAYHALEGVAESRKEQMSLENEKNT; encoded by the coding sequence ATGTTGCCCCTTTTACATCTTTTATCATCGGTCGCATTGCTGGTTTGGGGAACACATATTGTCCGTACTGGCATCATGCGAGTTTTTGGTGCTGACTTAAGGCGTATTTTAGGAAAAAGTGTAAGTCGTAAATCAAGCGCATTTCTCTCCGGCGTCGGGGTCACCGCACTCGTTCAAAGTAGTAATGCAACAGCATTGCTGGTCATTTCTTTTGTCTCTCAAGGGTTAATTTCATTAACGCCAGCCATGGTCATTATGCTTGGCGCTGATGTCGGTACTGCATTAATGGCCCGAATTTTGACATTCGATCTTTCATGGCTATCTCCATTGCTGATCCTGATTGGGGTGGCAACATTTTTAAGCCAAAAAAAGAATCGTACAGGGCAAATTGGTCGCGTAGGAATCGGTCTAGGCCTAATTTTATTAGCCTTACAACTGATTGTGGCATCGGCAGAACCGATTACTCATGCGGATGCTGTAAAAGCCATTTTTACGTCATTAAGTGGCGATGTAGTATTAGCATTGTTGGTAGGTGCACTATTTGCCATGATCAGCTATTCAAGTTTAGCTGCGGTATTGTTAACCGCAACGCTAAGTGCGACAGGCTTAGTACCACTTTATATTAGTTTAAGTATTGTGATTGGTTCTAATATTGGTAGTGGCTTACTCGCTATGATGAGCAGCCGCGGGCAGAATGAAATTTCTCGCCAAGTCGTGTTGGGGAGCTTGTTATTTAAACTGATTGGTTGTGTGGTGGTATTACCATGGGTAAAACCGATCGCACAATGGATTGGTGAGTATGGTTTTAATGCGGCTGAAGTGGTTATCTATTTCCATGTTTTTTATAATCTCATTCGTTGCCTAGTGATGTTGCCTTTTGTCGGGCCAATGGCTAAATTCTGTAATCGATTGATCCCCATTTCACCTTCTGCTGAACAGCAAATAGCCCCTCGTTATCTAGATAAAAGTGCTTTAGAAACTCCATCGTTGGCGATTGCGAATGCAGTGCGAGAAACGCTGAGGATGGGAGATGTGCTGGAGCTAATGTTGCAGCGTTTTAGAGATGTGCTTAATGGTAATAAAGAACAAAAAAGAGAAATTAGCCGCTTAGAAGAAGAAGTCGATATGCTGCATAGTAGTATTAAGCTTTATTTGGCTCAATTGCAGCAAAGTGAGCTAAGCGAAGAAGATTCAAGGCGTTGGGCTGAAATTATTGATACGGCTTTTAACCTTCAGCAATCTTCAACGATTATTCATCGCATGACTTCTGAATTGGTGAAAAAATCAATTGATAATCGTCGTTCATTTTCGAATGAGGGCTTTAAAGAATTGCTGTCATTACTTGAACGATTACAGGCTAATTTAAATTTAGGGATGTCAGTGTTTGTCTCAGCTGATATTGATAATGCAAAACGTTTACGTCGTGCTAAGCATCGTTTTCGTTTGATCAATCAGCGTTTTGCCTATGCACATGTGGAAAGACTACATGAACAAAACATGCAAAGTTTAGATACTAGTAACTTACATGTCAGTTTATTGGGTGATATGAAGCGACTAAATTCATTATTTTGTGCTGTTGCATATCATGCCCTAGAAGGTGTCGCTGAGAGTCGTAAAGAGCAAATGAGTTTGGAAAATGAGAAAAATACGTGA